The Pseudonocardia broussonetiae DNA segment ATCGCCGCCGAGGCGCAGATCGCGTCGAGCCTGACCGTGCTCGACCGCACCGCGCAGGACGTCGGGCGCGGCGGCACCGGCGCCGACCTGCGGGGCAGCGTGCAGGCGTCCGTGGTGGAGGGCAGCGTCGTGCGGATCGCGGCGACCGCCGGCACCCCCGCCGAGGCGGCGCGCCTCGCCGAGTCGGCCACCCGCTCGTACATGGAGTTCTCCGCCGAGCTCGTCGGCCAGGCCGCGAGCGCGGCGACCGCGGTGCTCGACCGCCGCCGCGAGGACCTCGAGAAGCGCATCGACGAGATCCGGGGCGACATCACGACGCTGCAGGGCTCACAGGCCGTGACCGCGGCGACCCCTGACGGCGTGCGGGCCCGCGCCGAGCTGGACCGGCTCGGCGACAGCCTGACCAGCACGACCACGGAGATGCAGGACGTGGAGGGCCGCGCGCAGGAGGCCGCGGCCGAGGCCGCGGCGGGCCAGGGCCGGTTCGCGGTGCTGGAGTCGGCCGTGCCGGTCGGCGCGGCGTCGCCGACGTTCGTGCAGTCCGTCGTCGGAGGGGCACTGCTGCTCCCGCTGCTCGGGCTGGTCGCGCTGCTGGTGGCCCGGCACACCGACCGGCGCCTGCGCGACCCGCACCGCATCGGCGAGGCGCTGGGCGCCCCGCTGCTGGCCGACCCGCCGCTCGCGGTGGCCACGGCCGACGGCGACCGGCCGGCCGCACCGCGCGGTCCCGTGCGGCGCGTCGGCGCGGCCCTGCGCGCGCTGCGGCACCCGGCGGCCCTGGTGGACGCCCTGCGCGGCGACGGGTCGTGGGACCCCGGAGCGCCGGCCGACCGACCGGAGGACCCCGTGCGGCTGCGCCGCGTGCTCGACCGGGCGGTCCCCGCGGTGCCGGACGCGCGCACGGTGCTGCTCGTCCCCGCCGCCGACCCGTTCGTGCGACGCGCCGCGGAGGCGGTCGCCGACGGACGCGACCCGCGGCCCGACGTCGTCGAGGTCGACCTGGACCGGCCGCGCCCCGATCTCGGGGACGGCCCGGTGGCGGCCGTCGTCGTCGTCGCGGTGGGTACCGCCACGGCCTGGCAGCTCCTCGGCGTGGCCGCGGCGCTCGCCGAGGCGGGAACGGCGCTGCGCGGGGTCGTCGCGGTGGCGCCCGCGGTGTCGTCGCCGGACGACGACCCGGCGCCCGGGGAACCGGCCGTCGACGGCGCGGAGCCGACCGACGCGGCGCTGGCGGGCACGTCGTGAGCACCCCGACGGCCACCGCGCCCCAGCCCCTGGTCGACCTGAGCGGCCTGGCCGCCGGGCTCCGCTGGCGCCGCCGCACCTGGCTGGGCCTGGCCCTGCTCGGCCTGCTCCTCGGCGTCGCGAGCACGGTGGTGCTGCCCGCCGGCAGCACGGCCGTCACCCGCGTGTACGTGGCGCACGAGGAGGAGTCGTTCACCAACGCGACGACGATCGGTGAGACCGACGTCGCGCTGTTCGAGACCACGCAGGTGGCCGCGCGGGCTCTCGACGTGCTCGGCACCACCGACGTCCGCCCGCAGGACCTGCTGGGTGACTACCGGGTCCGGTCGGTCGCGGCGAACATCCTGGAGCTGACGGTGACCGGGCGCGACGGCCCCGACGCGCTGGCCAGGGCGCAGGCCCTCGCCGAGGCCTACATCGCCACGCACGTCGCCCGCATCCAGGCCGCCGCCGACGCGGAGGCCGCCGCGCTCTCCGAGCGGCGCGCCACGGCCCGGTCGCAGCTCGACGAGCTGGGCGACCAGATCGCCGACGTCGCCGCACAGGCCGCGACACCGGCGACGGCCGCCCAGCTCGAGGCGCTCTACGCCGCCCGGGCGGGTCTCGACGGGCAGATCCAGGACCTCGGGCAGCGGGCCGAGGAGGCCGGCATCGGCGCGCCGCGGGTCGCCGCGGGGACGACGATCGTGGACGCGCCGCGGATCTCCGGGCGCTCGCCGCTCGTCGCCGCGGGCATCGCGGGCGCGGTGGGGCTGCTGCTCGGGCTGGGGCTCGGGCTGGGCCTCGCGCTCGTCGGAGCCGTCGTCGCGGACCGCCCGGTGCTGCGCCGCGACGTCGCCGCGCACCTCGGGGCGTCGGTCGTCGCCCAGCTGCCCGCTCCGCTGCGCGGGCCGTCGCGGCTGTGGCGGCGGTCCCGGCCGGTGTCGGAGCGGCGGCGGGCGGCGGCCGTCCTCGCCCGGCTCGTCACGACGGCGCCCGGTCCCGTGTCGCTGCTGGAGCTGGGCTGCGCCCGGCTCGCGGCCTCGCTCGCCGCCGACATCGCGGCCGAGCTCGCCGTCGACCACGACGTCGTCGTCGTCGACGACCTGCCCGGCCGCGAGGTGCAGGCACTGGGCGTGGAGGCCCCGGTCGAGGTCGTCGACGGCGCAGCGCACCCGACCGTTCCGGCTGCGGAGGGCACCCTCCACCTCGGGGTGGGCTCGGCCGGGCCCGGCACGTCGTGGACCGACCTCGCGCGGCTCGGCGGCGAGACGCTGCTGGTGGTGCGGGCCGGGGCGGAGTCGACGGCCCGGCTGCACGAGGTGGCGCGGCAGCTCGCGGACGTCGGCATCCACGTCCTCGGCGTCGTGCTCGTGCACCCGGATCCGCGCGACCGCACCGACGGCACCCTCTGGGACGGCCTGCACCACGCCCTGCGCGGCCGGGCGGCGGCGGCGGAGCGGCACCCCGACGAGCTGGTGCTCGTGCCCGCGGCCGACCCCGCGGCCCAGGAAGACGCGGACGGCGGCGGGAACGGTGCCGGGGACGACAGGACGACGGACCGCGGGACGAGCAAGCGGACGAAGAACGGCGGGACGAGGAACGGCGCGGGCGGGAACGGCGCCGCGGAGAAGAACGGCACGAGGAACGGGACGGATCCGGCCGTGGGCGTCACGGCGGGCGATGGCGTGGAGGTCACGTGAACGTCACACTGTTCGGACTCGGCTACGTCGGGTCGGTCACCGCCACGTGCCTGGCGAGTCGCGGGCACCACGTCGTCGGCGTCGACACCGACCCCGGCAAGGTGGCGGCGCTCAACGCCGGCGTCCCGCCGGTCCTGGAGGCCGGACTCGACGCGCTGCTCGTCGACGTCGTCGCCCGTGGCGCCCTGCGGGCCACCGACTCGGTGCGCGACGCGCTCGCCGACTCCGACGTCTCGCTCATCTGCGTCGGCACGCCGTCGGCGCACAACGGCAGCACCGACCTGCGGCAGGTCGAACGGGTGGTGCGCGAGATCGGGTCCGTGCTGGCCGGCTCGACGCGGCCGCACACCGTGGTGGTCCGCTCGACGGTGCCGCCCGGCACGGTCGAGGAGGTCGTCGCGCCGCTGCTCGAGGAGGCGTCGGGCCGGCGCATCGGCGACGACCTGCAGGTCGCGATGTGCCCGGAGTTCCTGCGCGAGGGCACGAGCGTGGCCGACTTCTTCGACCCGCCGTTCCTGGTGGTCGGCGGCTCGCCCGGAGCGGCGGCCGTGGTGCGCGAGCTGTTCGGGTTCGTGCGCGGCCCCGTGCACGAGGTGGAGCTCCGCTCGGCGGAGAGCCTCAAGTACGCCTGCAACGCCTTCCACGCGCTCAAGGTGTCGTTCACCAACGAGCTGTCCCGGCTCTACCGGCTGCTCGACGTCGACAGCCGGGAGGTGATGGAGGTCTTCGTCGGCGACCGCCAGCTCAACATCTCGCCGGCCTACCTGCGGCCCGGCTTCGCGTTCGGCGGCTCCTGCCTGCCCAAGGACCTGCGCAGCCTGCTGCACCTGGCCCGGATGAACTGCGTCGACCTGCCGGTGCTGCAGGGCGCGCTCGCGTCCAACGAGATGGTCGTGCGCGACGTGGCCGAGCGCGTCCTGGACGCCGTCGAGTCCGGCGGCGGCCAGAACCGCCGCGTGGCACTGCTCGGGCTGTCGTTCAAGCACAACACCGACGACCTGCGGGAGAGCCCGAACGTCGCGCTCGCCGAGATGATGCTCGGCAAGGGCCTGGACGTGCGGATACACGATCCGCACGTCAACACGGCGATGCTCACCGGGGCGAACCTGCGCTACGTCCACGCCCGCCTGCCGCACCTGCAGAAGGTGCTCCACGACGACGCCGCCGACGCCCTGCGCGACGCGCAGGTGGTGCTGGTCTCCACCAGCGACCCGTCCGTCGTCGCCACCGTGCTGGCCGCCGCGCCGCCGGTGGTCATCGACCTCGACGGCCGCCTCGGCCGCTCCGTCGAGTCCCTCGCCGGCTACCAGGGGGTGGGGTGGTGAGCGCCCGCGGGAAGCACGTCTGCATCGTCGTCCAGAACCTCCCGGTGCCCTTCGACCGGCGGGTCTGGCTGGAGTGCCGGGCACTGCGGGACGCGGGCTACACCGTGTCCGTCGTCTGCCCGAAGGGTCCGGGGGACCCCGCGTTCGAGGAGCTGGAGGGGGTGGCGCTGCACAAGTACCGCGCCTTCCCACCGATCACACGCAAGATCATGTTCGTCGCCGAGTACCTGTGGTCGATCCTCGCCACCTTCGTGATGCTGACGCGGGTGTGGCGGCGGGAGCCGATCACCGTCGTGCAGGTCTGCAACCCGCCGGACGTGCTGTGGGTGGCGGTGCTGCCGTTCCTGCTGCGCGGCGCGCGCATGGTCTACGACCAGCACGACCTGTGCCCGGAGCTGTACCTGTCGCGGTTCGGCGGCTCCACCGGCCTGCCCTACCGGGCGCTGCAGCTCGCGGAGCGGGTCACCTACCTGCTGGCCGCGCACGTGATCTCCACCAACGACTCCTACCGGGAGGTGGCGCTCACGCGCGGGCGCAAGCGGCCCGCGGACGTCACGGTGGTGCGGACCGGGCCCGACCCGGAGCGGATGCGCCGCGTCGACGAGGACGAGGAGCTCCGTCGCGGCCACCCGTTCCTGCTGGTCTACCTCGGGGTCATGGGCCCGCAGGACGGGGTCGACCACGCACTGCGCGCGATGCACCAGATCGTGCACGTGCACGGGCGCACCGACGTCGCGCTCACCCTGATCGGCGACGGCGACTCGGGCGCCGACCTGCGCCGCCTGGCCGAGGACCTCGAGCTCGGCGAGCACGTCCACTTCACCGGCCGCGCTCCCGACGCGCTCGTCGCGACGCTGCTGTCGACCGCCGACATCGGTCTGTCGCCGGACCCGCGCAACCCGCTCAACGACGTGTCGACCATGAACAAGACCATGGAGTACATGGCGTTCGAGCTGCCGGTCGTCGCGTACGACCTGGTGGAGACGCGGGTCTCGGCGGCCGGTGCCGCCGTGTACGCCGAGCCCAACCGCGTCGACGTCTACGCCGCGGCGATCCTCGAGCTGCTCGGTGACGAGGTGCGCCGCAAGGAGATGGGCGAGGCGGGTCGCCGCCGCGTCGAGGACCTCCTGGCGTGGCGCCACCAGATCCCGCCGTACGTCGACGTGTACGACCGGCTGACCGGGCGATAGGGAGCACGGACGATGTGCGGTGTCGCAGGCACCTACCTCTGGCCGGGCGGCGGCGCGCTCACGCGGCGGATGACCGCCGCGGTCGCCCACCGCGGCCCCGACGGGTCGGGCCTCTACCGCCACCGGGCCGGGCCCGGTGAGGTGCACCTCGGGCATCGGCGGCTCTCGATCGTCGACCTGTCGCCGACCGGGGCGCAGCCGATGGTGTCCGACGGCCTCGCGCTGACCTACAACGGCGAGCTGTACAACGCCGCCGAGCTGCGGACGGACCTGCGGGCGCTGGGCGTGCGGTTCCGCGGCACCTCCGACACGGAGGTGCTGCTGGAGGCCTGGCGCCGCTGGGGGACGGCGTGCCTGCCGCGGCTGCGCGGGATGTTCGCGTTCGGCGTCTTCGACGAGCGGACCGGCGAGCTGGTGCTGGTGCGCGACCAGCTGGGCATCAAGCCGCTGTTCCTGGTGCGCCGCGACGGCGGGGTCGCGTTCGCCTCGGAGCTCAAGGCGCTCGCGGGCTCGCTCGGCCCCGGCCTGACCGTCGACGACACCTCGCTGGTGGCGTCGCTGCTCTACTACTGGGTGCCCGACAGCCGGTGCATGTTCCGGGAGGCGGAGAAGCTGCAGCCGGGCACCTGGCTGCGGCTGAGCCCGGACGGCCGGTCCGCGAGCGGCACGTGGTACTCGCTGCGCGACACCGCCGAGGAGGCCGCGGCCGACCCGCACGGCGGCCCGGACCTGCACGACGTGATCGCCGGGTCGACCCGCCGGCACCTCACCGCCGACGTCCCGGTGGCCACGTTCCTCTCCGGCGGGCTCGACTCCAGCTACCTCACCGCCATCGCGGCGCAGCAGAACCCGGGCATCGCCGCGTACACCGTCGGCTTCCGCGCGCAGGACGCCCGCTTCGAGGCGATGCCCGACGACCTGCGCTACGCCCGCAGCGTCGCGCGGCGGTACGGCGTCGACCTGCACGAGATCGAGATCGCGCCGGACGTCACCGAGCTGCTGCCGCTGCTCGCCCACCACCTCGACGAGCCGATCGGCGACCCGGCGGCGATCAACACCTACCTCATCTGCCGCGCCGCGCGCGAGGCCGGGGTGCGGGTGATGCTCTCGGGGATGGGGGCCGACGAGCTGTTCGGCGGGTACCGCAAGCACCTGGCCAACACCCTCGCGGTCCGCTACCGGGGCCTACCGGCGGGCCTGCGCGGGGCGATCGGGGCCGGGGTGGGACGGCTGCCGGTGGCGAGCGCCCGCCGCGGCTACCGGTCCGTGCGGTTCGCCAAGCGCTTCCTGAGCTTCGCCGACCTGCCCGAGGAGACCGCCTTCCGGCGCAGCTACACGATGTACGACCGCGGCGACCTGCTCGACCTGGTGCACCCCGATCTCGCGGGACCGGTCGACGAGGTGCTGGCCGAGCACGCCGAGGTCTACGCCGACAGCGCGCTGACCGACCACGTGAACCGGATGTGCCTGACCGACGCCCGGCTGTTCCTGCCCGGGCTGAACCTCACTTACACCGACCGCGCCAGCATGGCGGCGTCGGTCGAGGTGCGGGTGCCGTTCGTGGACGTCGAGGTGGTGCGGGCCGCGTTCCGGATCCCGGGGAACCGCAAGATCGTCGGGCGCCAGGGCAAGGCCGCGCTCAAGCGGGCCGCGCTCGGCACCCTGCCCCGCGAGATCGTCCACCGGCCCAAGGGCCTGTTCAGCGCCCCGCTGCGGGCCTGGATGCGCCGCGACCTGGCCACCGAGGTGCGCGAGGTCGTGCACGAGGGGCTGCTGGTGTCGTCGGGCCTGCTCTCGCGCGACGCGCTCGTCCGGCTCGTCGCCGAGGACGCGGCGGGCCGGGAGGACCACTCCAAGCACCTGTGGCACGTGCTCACGCTCGAGCACTGGTACCGCGACGCCGTCGCCCTCGGCGCGGGTGGCGCCGTCGGCGCCCCGTCCGGCGACACGACCGCCTCCCTGGCCTGAGAGGAACCGACCGATGAAGCAGGTCGTGCAGAACTACCGCTCGGGCGAGCTCGCGCTGCTCGAGGTGCCCGAGCCGCGGTGCCGGCCGGGCGGGGTGCTCGTCCGCACCCGGTACTCGCTGATCTCCACCGGCACCGAGCTGATGAAGGTCGGCGAGGCGAGCATGTCGCTGCTCGCGAAGGCCCGGGCGCGCCCCGACCAGGTCGCGAAGGTCCTGCAGAGCGCGTCGACGGTCGGCGTGGCCGCCACCTACCGCAAGGTCACCACGAAGCTCGACTCCTGGACCCCGCTGGGCTACTCGCTGGCGGGCGTCGTCGAGGAGGTGGGCGAGGGCGTCACCGAGGTGGTGGCCGGGGACCTCGTGGCCTGCGCGGGCAACGAGCACGCGCTGCACGGCGAGCTGAACTGGGTGCCGCGCAACCTGTTCTGCCGCGTGCCGGCCGGGGTCGCGGCCGAGCACGCCGCCTTCGGCACCGTCGGCGCGATCGCCATGCAGGGCGTGCGCCGCGGCGAGCCGCAGCTCGGCGAGGCCGCGCTGGTGATCGGGCTCGGGTTGGTCGGGCAGCTCGTCGTGCAGCTGCTCGTGGCGGCGGGCGTGCGGGTCGTGGGCGTCGACCCGGACCCGGGGCGGTGCGCGCTGGCCGAGTCGCTCGGCGCGCTCGTGTGCGCCGACCCGGGGTCGGGCGTCGTCGACGCGGCCGTCGCGGAGATCACCGGGGGCCACGGCGCCGACCAGGTGTACCTGGCCGCGGGCGGCGGCAGCAACCAGCCCGTCGAGCTGGCCGCCGCGCTGGCGCGGGACCGCGGGCGGGTCGTCGACATCGGCAAGTGCCGCCTCGACCTGCCGTGGAACGCCTACTACGAGAAGGAGCTCGACGTCCGGTTCTCCCGCTCGTACGGTCCGGGCCGCTACGACCCGTCCTACGAGCTCGAGGGCCGTGACTACCCGATCGGCTACGTGCGCTGGACCGAGCGCCGCAACCTCGAGTGCGTGCTGGACCTGATGGCCCGCGGTCGGCTCGACGTGGCCCCGCTGACCAGCCACGTCGCCCCGTTCGACGACGCGGTCGCGACCTACCGCGCGCTGGGGTCGGGCTCCCTGTCGGCCGTCGCGGTCCTGTTCCGCTACGCCGACGCGCAGCCCGTCGAGCCGCCGGTGACCGCCCCGCCCGCCGTCACCGCCGTCCCCGCCGGGCGCCCCGCGCCGCCGGTGCCGGGCGGGCGTCCGGTCCGCCTCGCGTTCGTGGGCGCCGGGAACTACGCCTCGTCGATGCTGCTGCCGCACCTCGCCGGGCGCCCCGACGTGGAGCTGGCCCGGGTGGTCACCACGTCGGCGCTGTCGGCGGCCAACGCGCAGCGGCGGTTCGGCTTCGCCGCGTGCGGCACCGACGTCGAGGCCGTGTTCGACGACCCGGCGGTCGACGCGGTCGTCGTCGCCACCCGGCACGCCACGCACGCGGCGCTCACCCGCCGCGCCCTGCTCGCCGGCCGGGCCGTGTTCGTGGAGAAGCCGCTCGCGCTGACGCCCGACGAGCTGGACTCGGTCCTCGACGCCGTCGCCGAGTCGGGCAACGACCGGGTCCAGGTCGGGTTCAACCGCCGCTTCGCGCCGCTGCTGGTGGCGGCCCGCGAGCGGTTCGGGCGCCGCACCGGCCCCGCCACGGTCCGCTACCTGGTCAACGCGGGGCGACTCGAGCACGGCAGCTGGTACCTCGACGCCGCGGGGGAGGGGTCGCGGTTCACCGGGGAGGGCGGCCACTTCGTCGACACCGTGAGCTGGCTGCTGGGCGCCTCCCCGGAGTCGGTCTTCGCCACCGGCACCCCCGGCGGCACCGACCTGCAGGTCCTGCTCGGCTACCCGGACGGCTCGAACGCGGTGATCACCTACTCCACCGCGGGTCACAGCGCGTTCCCCAAGGAGACCCTGGACCTGCTCGCCGACGGCCGGGTGCTGCACCTGGACGACTTCGCCCGCGCGGCCGTGCACGGGCGCGGGCGCTGGTCCTCGCCGCGGATCCCGCGCGGCCGGGACAAGGGCCAGGCCGCGCAGCTCGAGGCCTTCCTCGCGGCCGTGCGCTCCGGCGGCCCGATGCCGGTGCCGCTCACCGACCTCGTCGCCACCACCCGCGCCACACTCGCCGTCGCGACCAGCCTCGCGTCCGGGGTGCCGGTGCGGCCGGCCGGGGCGGTGCGCGCGCCGCTGCCGGAGCCGGTGGGGGCGCTGCCGTGACCGGCGCGCCCGCGGGCGGCGCCGGGTGGTACCTCCGGCGGCTCTCGCGGATGGGCCCCGCCGAGGTCGCCGGGCGGGTCGTCACCGCGCGGCGCGTCCACCAGTGGCGGCGCGAGGCGGACCGGTCCGACGCGGTGCTGCCGCGGCGCCGGTTCACCGCGACCCTGCCGGCCGGGCTCGCCGACCTGCTCCCGCTGGAGCCCGCCGCGGGGCTGGTCGGCACGGCCGACCGGCTGATGGACGGCGTCGCGGAGTACTTCGGGGTGCTGCGCGACGACATGGTCGACCCGGACTGGTCCCGCGACCCGAAGACGGGCCTGCGCAGTCCCTCGGACCTCTACGCCTTCGACGTCCCCTACCGCGACGAGCAGGCCGTGGGCGACGTCAAGCAGCTCTGGGAGCCCTCGCGCCACCAGCACCTCACCGTGCTGGCCGCGGCGTACGCGCTGACCGGCGACGAGCGCTACGCCCACCGGGTCGCCGAGCACCTCGCGTCGTGGTGGGCGGCCAACCCCCCGATGCGGGGCGTGCACTGGACCAGCGGGATCGAGCTGGGCATCCGGCTGATCTCCTGGGCGTGGACGCGGCGCCTGCTCGACGGCTGGCCGGGCGCCCCCGCCCTGTTCGAGCACAACCCGGAGGCGCTGCACCAGATCCGCTTCCACCAGCGCTGGCTCGAGGCGTTCCCCAGCCGGGGGACCTCGGCCAACAACCACGTCGTCGCGGAGCTGGCCGGGCAGGTCGTGGCGTCCTGCGCGTTCGGCTGGTTCCCCGAGTCGGGCCGCTGGGGCCGTGCGGCGATGCAGTCGCTGGAGGTGCACCTGGCCCGCAACACCTTCCCGTCCGGGCTGAACCGGGAGCAGGCCTCCGAGTACCACGGCCTGGTCCTGGAGCTGGGGATCGCGGCCGTCGTCGAGGCCGACGCGGCCGGGCTGCCCGTGCCGGGCCCGGTGTGGGCGACGCTGTCGCGCATGTCCGACGCGCTGGCCGCCGTCGTGGACGCGTCGGGGCGCCCGCCCCGCCAGGGCGACGGCGACGACGGGCGCGGCCTCGTCCTCGACGGCGACGGCACCGACCGCTGGGCCTCGCTGCTCTCCACCGGGGCCGCGCTGTTCGGCGCGCTGCCCTGGTGGCCCACCCCCCTCGGCGACGACCTGGCGACGCCGCTGCTCACGGCGCTCGCCCACCCGCGGCCCCCGCTCACCGGGCGGCCCGCGACGCGCCCGCACCACTTCGCCGACGCCGGGCTGACGCTGCTGCGCGCCCCCGCGTGCGGCAGCGCCGCGGAGCTGTGGTGCCGCTGCGATGGCGGCCCGCACGGCTTCGGCGCGATCGCCGCCCACGCCCACGCCGACGCGCTGTCGGTGGAGGTGCGCCACGGCGGCGTCGACGTCCTCGCCGACCCCGGCACCTACTGCTACCACGGCGAGCCGGAGTGGCGGGCCTGGTTCCGCTCCACGCTGGGCCACAACACCCTCGAGCTGCACGGCACCGACCAGAGCCGCTCCGGCGGGCCGTTCCTGTGGATGCGCCACGCGCGCAGCCGCGTCCTGCTCGCCGAGGACCGGCCGGACGGCACCTCGCGCTGGCGGGCCGAGCACGACGGCTACGCCGCCCGCGGGCGCCCGGTCGTGCACCGCCGCACCGTCGAGCTCGACGCCGCCGCGCGCGAGCTGCGCATCCACGACGAGGTCCGCGGGCCCGGGCGGCAGCCGTGCCGGCTCGCCCTGCACCTGGGCCCGGCCGTCACGGCCGAGCTGGCCGGCCACCGCGTCCTGCTGAGCTGGACCGGCGGCCCGTCGCACGACGGGCTGCTGGAGCTGCCCGGCGAGCTCACCTGGACCGCGCACCGCGGCGAGACCGACCCGCCGCGCGGCTGGTACTCGCCCGGCTTCGGCCGCCGCGAGCCCGCCGTGACCCTGATCGGCTCCGGCGAGGTCGGCCCGTCCGGGCTCGCGACCGTCCTGTGCTTCGCCGACGTGCCCCGCCCGGAGAGGACCCACCCGTGAACGAGAGCGACGTCCGAGAGTTCTGGAACGCCCACCCCTGCGGCGACCACATCGTCGGCGGGCTGCACGGCGGCTTCGCCGACGACCACGAGCGCTTCTTCGCCGCCTACGACGCCTGGCGCTACGACCAGGAGGGCCACATCCCGGCGTGCCTGGACCACTTCGACTTCCGCGACCGGCGGGTGCTGGAGATCGGGCTCGGGCAGGGCGCGGAGTCCGAGCAGCTGATCCGCCGCGGGGCCCGCTGGTCGGGGCTCGACCTCACCCCCGAGTCCGTCGAGCGCGTCCGCACCCGGCTGGCGCTGCGCCGCCTGCCGCACGTCGACCTGCGCCAGGGCAGCGCGACCGCGATCCCGTGGCCCGACGACTCGTTCGACGTCGTGTTCAGCCACGGGGTGCTGCACCACGTACCGGACATCCGGGCGGCGCAGGCCGAGATCCACCGCGTGCTGCGGCCCGGCGGCACGCTGGTGGCGATGGTGTACGCGCGCCGGTCGCTCAACTACCAGGTGAGCATCCGCGTGCTGCGCCGCGCGGTCCTCGCCGCCGCCTACCCGCTGCGCCGCACGCGGCTCATGCGGGCGGCGCCGCCGCTGCTGCGCGCGCACCTCGACGGG contains these protein-coding regions:
- a CDS encoding class I SAM-dependent methyltransferase, which encodes MNESDVREFWNAHPCGDHIVGGLHGGFADDHERFFAAYDAWRYDQEGHIPACLDHFDFRDRRVLEIGLGQGAESEQLIRRGARWSGLDLTPESVERVRTRLALRRLPHVDLRQGSATAIPWPDDSFDVVFSHGVLHHVPDIRAAQAEIHRVLRPGGTLVAMVYARRSLNYQVSIRVLRRAVLAAAYPLRRTRLMRAAPPLLRAHLDGAERAGLRRYLDLDAFTHRSTDGPHNPYARVYSPREVVADFPDFTLVESFRRYLHAPPLPVRRLPGAARLERHLGWHLWLRLQARGGPITPAGAA